The sequence TACTTTGCCATGAAAACAATCCGCAGGAAGGTAACGAGAACTTCACGACCGATGATAACAAAAACCATCCATACCGGAATGAGTCCACTGTCAACGTGCTTGAAGAGAGTTAAACAGATTAAAGCAGCACCGATTAACAACTTATCAGCGAGCGGGTCCATAAATTTTCCGAAGCCCGTCACACCTTGCTTTCGAGCAATTTTACCGTCAAGATGATCGGTCAGTGCTGCGACAGCAAAAATAGTGAGCGCAGCCCCCGTCATATCAGCCTGAAAACAGTATATGAACGGGGGGATGAGGAAAAGCCGTAAAATGGTTAGGAGATTTGCCAACCGCAAAAGGGTACCGAAATTCATAATGTGTTCTCGAAAAGTAGGAATTATCTCGGTATAAGAGATCCGTTCCTAATTTTCGGAGAGATCTATTACCTCG is a genomic window of Candidatus Poribacteria bacterium containing:
- the pgsA gene encoding CDP-diacylglycerol--glycerol-3-phosphate 3-phosphatidyltransferase, producing MNFGTLLRLANLLTILRLFLIPPFIYCFQADMTGAALTIFAVAALTDHLDGKIARKQGVTGFGKFMDPLADKLLIGAALICLTLFKHVDSGLIPVWMVFVIIGREVLVTFLRIVFMAKYGQVVSANQWGKYKMTSQLIVIIIGLTLLAFQDYLNAALIVQSRGPIYFMMYIPLVLTVGSGLEFLVNNRKPLFALFQATRYDPKAGA